The Streptomyces collinus DNA segment GCCGTCGGTGACGGTGCTGGTCTCGTCCGATACGGACATCTACATCTCTCCCGGGTTGTACGGAGACTGCTTGCCGACGGTTGCAACCGGCGGGGCCGCGGATTCATTCCGGGCCGGGCTCTCGATCCCGGCTCCTTTTCATGCTCGCACACACGCCGGGAACCGGAAAACGGCTCTTTCCGGGTCTTCCCGGGAATGAACGGTGGCTCACCGGGATTCACGTCACACCGACGCTATGGCCATCGTCAAAGTGACGTGAAGCGGTTATGATAGATAGCGTCAAATCGACGAAAAGTCGCAGAAACAGAAAGGGTGCGTGTCGTGACCACCGCCCAGACCCAGGAGCTCGACGTACAGCCGACGCCCCTCGCCCTGCTGCTCCTCGGCCGTGAGGCCGACCCGAAGAGCGAGCGCGGCGTGGAGTGTCCCGGCGACCTGCCCTCGCCGTCCGACCCGGACCTGGTGGAGCGCGCCCGCAAGGCGAAGGAGAAGCTCGGGGACAAGGTCTTCGTGCTCGGCCACCACTACCAGCGCGACGAGGTCATCCAGTTCGCCGACGTGACGGGTGACTCGTTCAAACTGGCCCGCGACGCGGCCGCCCGCCCGGAGGCCGAGTACATCGTGTTCTGCGGCGTGCACTTCATGGCGGAGTCCGCGGACATCCTGACGTCCGAGGACCAGAAGGTCGTCCTGCCCGACCTCGCCGCCGGCTGCTCGATGGCCGACATGGCGACGGCCGAGCAGGTCGCCGAGTGCTGGGACGTGCTGACCGAGGCCGGGATAGCCGAGCAGGTCGTGCCCGTCTCGTACATGAACTCCTCCGCCGACATCAAGGCGTTCACCGGCAAGCACGGGGGCACGATCTGCACCTCGTCCAACGCCAAGCGGGCCCTGGACTGGGCGTTCGAGCAGGGCGAGAAGGTGCTCTTCCTGCCCGACCAGCACCTGGGCCGCAACACCGCCGTGCGCGACATGGGCATGTCCCTGGAGGACTGCGTCCTCTACAACCCGCACAAGCCGAACGGCGGCCTGACGGCCGACGAGCTGCGCGCGGCGAAGATGATCCTGTGGCGCGGCCACTGCTCGGTGCACGGCCGCTTCAGCCTGGACTCGGTGAACGACGTGCGCGAGCGCATCCCCGGCGTGAACGTCCTGGTGCACCCCGAGTGCAAGCACGAGGTCGTGGCCGCTGCGGACTACGTCGGCTCGACGGAGTACATCATCAAGGCCCTGGAGGCCGCGCCGGCCGGCTCCAAGTGGGCCATCGGCACGGAGCTGAACC contains these protein-coding regions:
- the nadA gene encoding quinolinate synthase NadA, which translates into the protein MTTAQTQELDVQPTPLALLLLGREADPKSERGVECPGDLPSPSDPDLVERARKAKEKLGDKVFVLGHHYQRDEVIQFADVTGDSFKLARDAAARPEAEYIVFCGVHFMAESADILTSEDQKVVLPDLAAGCSMADMATAEQVAECWDVLTEAGIAEQVVPVSYMNSSADIKAFTGKHGGTICTSSNAKRALDWAFEQGEKVLFLPDQHLGRNTAVRDMGMSLEDCVLYNPHKPNGGLTADELRAAKMILWRGHCSVHGRFSLDSVNDVRERIPGVNVLVHPECKHEVVAAADYVGSTEYIIKALEAAPAGSKWAIGTELNLVRRLANRFAPEGKEIVFLDKTVCFCSTMNRIDLPHLVWALESLAEGNLVNRIEVDKETEAFAKLALERMLALP